One segment of Niveibacterium microcysteis DNA contains the following:
- a CDS encoding flagellar protein FlaG: MTTIPSIGSSPPGALPPSSGSPIRNSAEARPTAQANPAGGVLPSESVKITQADNPSEPVASPQTQTAQKQPDREAVERAMQEVKKAVDPMARNLQFSIDEDTGRTIVRIVDTATKEVIRQIPSEEVLAIAKALDRMDGEKKASGVFLKQKA, translated from the coding sequence ATGACGACAATTCCATCTATAGGGTCTTCGCCTCCAGGGGCGCTCCCGCCGTCGTCGGGTTCGCCAATACGGAATAGCGCAGAAGCAAGACCCACCGCCCAGGCAAATCCTGCCGGCGGTGTCTTGCCTTCGGAGTCCGTCAAGATCACGCAAGCGGACAACCCATCTGAGCCAGTGGCGTCGCCGCAAACGCAGACCGCACAGAAGCAGCCAGATCGCGAGGCGGTCGAGCGGGCCATGCAGGAAGTGAAAAAGGCCGTGGACCCGATGGCACGTAACTTGCAATTCTCGATCGATGAAGACACTGGCCGCACGATCGTCCGCATCGTAGATACGGCCACGAAAGAAGTGATCCGCCAGATTCCAAGTGAAGAGGTGCTTGCGATTGCGAAGGCCCTCGACCGAATGGACGGCGAGAAGAAGGCAAGTGGCGTGTTCCTGAAACAGAAGGCCTGA
- a CDS encoding 6-hydroxymethylpterin diphosphokinase MptE-like protein — translation MTEAENTAQTEWTPLQEAYIRKLYATYQANLYFLRENFPAVFDTLMATQLPAPFEVSPDAGITIFSGKHAGGVRDFTDLGRVLLREFELATDGTRIWVEAGYLENPAEITDYATNPDFFRPVEQVYRGEIVRRFQARCPLPEQRHRRPVFGDHVQPVVIVFGSGFGWHLERLVDEYEIFHLFIVDTDVERLNMSLYFVDYIALHQRFERNGRSFSIALHDDNELLAASVLATIQKHAAPYMVQGAALFFHDYDSERVHDLWERISADMGKLFRGWGFFDDEMLGLRHAVENALARRPVFVGGASVPDDAVAVVVGAGPSLDTLLPVLRAYRDRVVVFSCGTAISALANAGVDPDFHVEIERTAATYRILDTPRTRAVLARTPLLTSAIMCPAVFDLSPNPAMFLKDIDFGSNMLDFDRRLPRVRTNPTCTNGGLDLALQMGFRKVYLFGVDLGFHPDGVHHSRNSIYYNGEAKEGYLAGVVAGTHWMHSNGKPVPGNFCETVLSTDQLTYSRDILQVSIAAHPDAVVYNPNDGARIAWTERIRPEEIHIDATPESRQLSIAAVSRAFMRGVLDDMPGNIANLLAQLDAVIEDLSELFARPITRKADLFVRLADMHTYFFLPRHQESQVFPLVRGSMQHMGRFANDCFSLIKDEAAAIEYGREVFDLLLDFLKAGRENILALHTLASTGKLPDKQEV, via the coding sequence ATGACTGAAGCTGAAAACACCGCACAGACCGAATGGACGCCGCTACAGGAGGCCTACATCCGCAAGCTGTATGCGACCTATCAGGCGAATCTCTACTTCCTGCGGGAAAATTTCCCGGCTGTTTTCGACACTCTGATGGCCACGCAGTTGCCCGCGCCATTCGAGGTGAGCCCGGACGCAGGCATCACGATCTTTAGCGGCAAACATGCCGGTGGTGTGCGCGACTTCACCGACCTGGGCCGGGTACTGCTGCGCGAGTTCGAACTAGCCACTGACGGAACTCGCATCTGGGTGGAGGCCGGTTACCTCGAGAACCCGGCAGAGATCACCGACTACGCGACGAATCCGGACTTCTTCCGCCCGGTTGAACAGGTGTATCGCGGGGAGATCGTTCGCCGCTTCCAGGCGCGCTGCCCGTTGCCGGAACAAAGACACCGGCGGCCCGTGTTCGGCGACCACGTGCAACCGGTGGTGATCGTGTTCGGCAGCGGCTTCGGCTGGCACCTCGAACGTCTTGTCGACGAGTACGAGATCTTTCACTTGTTCATCGTCGACACTGATGTCGAACGCCTGAACATGTCGCTGTACTTTGTTGACTACATCGCTCTGCACCAACGTTTCGAGCGCAACGGTCGAAGTTTCTCGATTGCGTTGCATGATGACAACGAACTGCTGGCGGCGAGTGTGCTCGCGACAATCCAGAAGCACGCCGCGCCGTACATGGTCCAAGGGGCGGCGCTGTTCTTCCACGATTACGACTCCGAACGCGTTCACGACCTGTGGGAGCGCATTAGCGCCGACATGGGCAAGCTGTTCCGGGGCTGGGGCTTCTTTGACGATGAGATGCTCGGCCTGCGACACGCCGTGGAGAACGCGCTGGCACGCCGCCCGGTTTTTGTGGGTGGCGCGTCGGTGCCAGACGACGCGGTTGCCGTTGTGGTAGGCGCTGGCCCCTCGCTCGACACACTGCTGCCGGTGTTGCGGGCGTACCGCGATCGTGTTGTCGTGTTCTCTTGCGGTACCGCGATCTCGGCACTTGCCAATGCCGGCGTTGATCCGGACTTTCATGTGGAGATCGAGCGGACCGCCGCCACCTACCGAATTCTTGACACACCGCGTACCCGTGCGGTGCTCGCGCGCACCCCGCTGCTGACCTCCGCGATCATGTGTCCCGCAGTGTTTGATCTGTCGCCGAACCCGGCCATGTTTCTCAAGGACATCGACTTCGGCTCGAACATGCTGGACTTCGACCGTCGTTTGCCGCGGGTACGTACCAATCCAACCTGTACAAATGGGGGGTTGGATCTGGCGCTGCAAATGGGGTTCCGCAAGGTCTACCTGTTCGGGGTCGATCTCGGCTTCCATCCGGACGGCGTACACCACTCACGCAACTCGATCTACTACAACGGCGAAGCGAAAGAGGGCTACCTTGCAGGGGTGGTCGCCGGCACGCACTGGATGCACAGCAATGGCAAGCCGGTACCCGGCAATTTCTGCGAGACCGTCTTGTCGACCGATCAACTGACGTACTCGCGGGACATCCTCCAGGTGTCTATCGCGGCGCACCCTGACGCGGTTGTTTACAACCCGAACGACGGTGCGCGGATCGCCTGGACTGAACGAATCCGGCCGGAAGAGATTCACATCGACGCAACGCCAGAATCTCGGCAGCTTTCAATTGCCGCGGTATCGCGCGCGTTCATGCGGGGTGTTCTCGACGACATGCCGGGCAATATCGCCAACCTGTTGGCGCAACTCGATGCGGTGATTGAAGACTTGTCAGAACTCTTCGCGCGGCCGATCACGCGTAAAGCAGATCTGTTCGTCCGGCTGGCCGACATGCATACCTACTTCTTCCTGCCTCGCCATCAAGAAAGTCAGGTATTTCCGCTCGTGCGGGGTTCGATGCAACACATGGGACGCTTTGCCAATGACTGTTTTTCGCTGATCAAAGACGAGGCGGCAGCGATTGAATACGGTCGGGAAGTCTTCGACCTCCTGCTCGACTTCCTCAAGGCGGGGCGCGAGAACATCCTGGCATTGCACACCCTCGCAAGTACGGGGAAACTCCCGGACAAACAGGAGGTGTGA
- the pseB gene encoding UDP-N-acetylglucosamine 4,6-dehydratase (inverting), whose protein sequence is MFQDKSILVTGGTGSFGRRFIATVLERYKPRRLIVFSRDELKQYEMAQHFTDPCMRYFLGDVRDGQRLIQAMRDVDYVVHAAALKQVPAAEYNPMECIKTNIHGAQNVIEAALANEVEKVIALSTDKAANPINLYGATKLASDKLFVAGNNLAGRQRTRFSVVRYGNVVGSRGSVVPLFRKLVADGVAELPITDLRMTRFWITLQEGVDLVLESFARMHGGEVFVPKIPSARIGDLADAIAPGLARKIIGIRPGEKLHEVMVPVDDAFHTLEFPNHYVIKPSIQFVTEPEYEIDATGDRGVPVEDSFEYSSGTNPEFLTVDAIRSLLDRAT, encoded by the coding sequence ATGTTCCAAGACAAGAGCATTCTGGTCACCGGTGGCACAGGGTCCTTTGGGCGGCGCTTCATTGCCACTGTGCTGGAGCGCTACAAGCCACGGCGCCTGATCGTCTTCTCGCGCGATGAACTCAAGCAGTACGAGATGGCGCAGCACTTCACCGATCCGTGCATGCGCTACTTCCTGGGTGACGTGCGAGACGGTCAACGCTTGATCCAGGCGATGCGCGATGTCGACTACGTCGTGCACGCGGCGGCGCTCAAACAGGTGCCGGCTGCTGAGTACAACCCGATGGAGTGCATCAAGACCAATATCCATGGCGCGCAGAACGTGATTGAGGCTGCGCTGGCGAACGAAGTGGAGAAGGTCATTGCGTTGTCGACCGACAAGGCTGCGAACCCGATCAATCTGTACGGCGCGACCAAGCTTGCCTCCGACAAACTGTTCGTTGCCGGCAACAACCTAGCAGGGCGCCAGCGCACACGTTTTTCGGTCGTGCGCTACGGCAACGTCGTCGGTTCGCGCGGTTCGGTTGTTCCGCTTTTCAGGAAGCTGGTTGCGGACGGGGTGGCCGAGTTACCGATCACCGATCTGCGCATGACCCGTTTCTGGATCACGCTCCAGGAGGGCGTTGATCTGGTGCTTGAGAGCTTTGCCCGTATGCACGGTGGCGAGGTCTTCGTGCCGAAGATTCCCTCCGCCCGGATCGGCGATCTGGCGGATGCCATCGCACCAGGGCTCGCCCGCAAGATTATCGGTATCCGGCCCGGCGAGAAGCTCCACGAGGTGATGGTTCCGGTGGATGACGCTTTCCACACGCTGGAGTTTCCGAATCACTACGTGATCAAGCCGAGCATCCAGTTCGTGACCGAGCCCGAATACGAGATCGATGCAACGGGCGATCGCGGTGTGCCGGTGGAAGATAGTTTTGAATACAGCTCCGGCACCAATCCGGAGTTCCTGACCGTCGACGCGATTCGCAGCCTCCTCGACCGCGCAACATGA
- a CDS encoding flagellin, translating to MALTINTNVYSLNAQRNLNTTQTQLANPLQRLSSGLRINSSADDAAGLAISERISSTIRGQNVAMRNANDAISMVQVADGTASKISDNLQRMRELAVQAANGTYTSSDRANISVEFVALQKEITRIAQNTKFNNLALTNSSAQSFSFQVGAATSSDNQISVTTKNLMASSGLSVGSSNINVGGAVKASLGAAQALSAIAAIDKAINTVTTNRADFGAAINRTQAVISNLSIAVENQSAARGRITDADFAAETANLTRLQILQQAGTAILAQANAIPQQALSLLR from the coding sequence ATGGCACTGACCATCAACACCAACGTTTATTCGTTGAACGCGCAACGCAACCTCAACACGACCCAGACCCAGCTGGCCAACCCGCTGCAGCGCCTCTCTTCCGGCCTGCGCATCAACAGTTCGGCGGATGACGCCGCCGGTCTCGCGATTTCGGAACGCATCAGCTCCACGATCCGCGGCCAGAACGTCGCAATGCGTAACGCAAACGACGCGATCTCGATGGTGCAGGTGGCAGACGGCACCGCATCCAAGATCAGCGATAACCTTCAACGGATGCGCGAACTGGCCGTGCAGGCTGCCAACGGCACCTACACCTCGAGCGACCGCGCAAACATCTCGGTTGAATTCGTCGCGCTGCAGAAAGAAATCACCCGGATCGCGCAGAACACGAAGTTCAACAACCTTGCACTGACGAACTCGTCGGCGCAGAGCTTCAGCTTCCAGGTCGGCGCAGCCACCAGTTCTGACAACCAGATCTCGGTGACAACCAAGAACCTGATGGCCAGTAGCGGTCTGTCGGTTGGCTCCAGCAACATCAACGTGGGTGGTGCCGTTAAGGCCTCGCTCGGCGCAGCCCAGGCGCTCAGCGCGATCGCAGCCATCGACAAGGCGATCAACACGGTTACAACCAACCGCGCAGATTTCGGTGCCGCCATCAACCGCACCCAGGCTGTCATCAGCAACCTGTCGATCGCAGTCGAAAACCAATCCGCTGCACGCGGCCGCATCACAGATGCCGACTTTGCGGCTGAAACTGCGAACCTGACCCGCCTGCAGATCCTGCAACAGGCCGGCACCGCAATCCTGGCCCAGGCAAATGCGATCCCGCAGCAGGCACTGAGCCTGCTCCGCTAA